The following coding sequences lie in one Pontibacter sp. G13 genomic window:
- a CDS encoding thioredoxin domain-containing protein: MKSCSFVRGLGLLAILGWFSACQSQQKTESHAYTNALIHTNSPYLLQHAHNPVDWYPWGKEALELAESTDKLLIVSVGYAACHWCHVMEHESFEDTAVAKLMNEHFVSIKVDREERPDVDQIYMNAAYLISGRGGWPLNAIALPDGRPLFAGTYFPKDKWVEVLEHFVNLKQTQPDQLSQFAEQLTAGIKQADVLPPVASSSTWEPEQLDGIAGGIVSRMDPQLGGLNKAPKFPMPSIHEFLLQYHAQTGDQQSLNLVTTSLDEMAAGGIYDQLGGGFARYSTDAEWKVPHFEKMLYDNGQLVSLYAHAYQLTKKPLYKRIVEETLAFVNREWTDETGGFYASYDADSEGEEGKFYTWTEKEIMKTLGMQAKAFKDFYEIQPKGNWEETNILYYRQNLAEVAKKFDMEPEEFSLQLDQNRKVLFEKREKRVKPGLDDKILAGWNGLMLKGYVDAYRVFRNPAYLETALKNAAFIEENMRTSDGGLLRNYKDGKAVIPAFADDYGAVTQAYIALYQATFDEKWLMEADELMQYAITHFSDDASPFFFLTSDTDDPLITRPREIPDNVIPSSNSLLATSLFDLGTYLEKEEYLDRAAQMAQAVAASSRENGAYYAQWAQLMLKLTYSPFEVAILGDNWAEFAAEWDQAFAPNVLLMGGASEGKLPLLERKLVPGTTTIYVCQQKVCKLPVQDVAAAREQMK, encoded by the coding sequence ATGAAATCTTGCTCATTTGTTCGAGGGCTTGGGCTCCTCGCTATTCTAGGATGGTTCTCTGCCTGTCAATCCCAGCAGAAAACCGAATCCCATGCATACACCAATGCATTGATCCATACCAATAGCCCCTATTTGCTTCAGCATGCCCACAACCCCGTCGATTGGTATCCCTGGGGAAAAGAAGCGCTGGAGCTCGCGGAATCTACCGACAAGTTGTTGATCGTTTCTGTGGGATATGCCGCATGTCATTGGTGCCATGTAATGGAGCACGAATCCTTTGAGGATACTGCTGTCGCCAAACTCATGAATGAGCATTTCGTGTCCATCAAGGTCGATCGGGAGGAGCGTCCCGATGTGGATCAGATTTACATGAATGCTGCATATCTGATTTCGGGTCGTGGTGGCTGGCCACTCAATGCGATTGCTTTGCCAGATGGTAGGCCCCTGTTTGCGGGCACTTATTTTCCCAAGGACAAATGGGTGGAGGTGCTGGAGCATTTCGTCAATCTCAAGCAGACCCAGCCCGACCAGTTGAGTCAATTTGCCGAACAACTGACTGCTGGTATCAAGCAAGCAGATGTCCTTCCGCCTGTTGCTTCTTCCTCGACTTGGGAGCCTGAACAATTGGATGGAATTGCCGGAGGGATCGTCAGCCGAATGGACCCCCAGTTGGGTGGGTTGAATAAGGCCCCCAAATTCCCCATGCCTTCTATTCATGAATTTCTGCTTCAATATCATGCCCAAACTGGTGATCAGCAATCTCTCAATTTGGTGACTACCTCATTGGATGAAATGGCCGCTGGAGGAATATATGACCAGTTGGGAGGCGGATTTGCGAGATACTCTACCGATGCAGAGTGGAAAGTGCCCCACTTCGAAAAGATGCTCTACGACAACGGACAATTGGTCTCCCTGTATGCGCATGCTTATCAACTGACGAAAAAGCCGTTGTATAAGCGGATTGTGGAGGAAACGCTTGCTTTTGTGAATCGGGAATGGACGGACGAAACAGGCGGTTTCTATGCTTCCTATGACGCAGATAGCGAGGGCGAGGAAGGAAAGTTCTACACGTGGACCGAGAAGGAAATCATGAAAACCTTGGGCATGCAAGCCAAGGCATTCAAGGATTTCTATGAGATCCAGCCGAAAGGGAATTGGGAGGAAACCAACATTCTCTACTATCGGCAGAATCTTGCTGAAGTCGCGAAGAAATTCGATATGGAGCCGGAGGAGTTCAGCCTCCAATTGGATCAGAATCGTAAAGTCCTATTTGAGAAGCGCGAAAAAAGAGTCAAGCCCGGTCTGGATGATAAAATTTTGGCGGGTTGGAACGGACTTATGCTCAAAGGCTATGTGGACGCATACCGCGTTTTCAGGAACCCCGCTTATCTGGAAACCGCATTAAAGAATGCAGCCTTTATCGAGGAAAATATGCGGACATCGGACGGTGGGCTTCTCCGAAACTACAAAGATGGCAAGGCCGTCATCCCAGCTTTTGCGGATGATTATGGGGCAGTTACCCAAGCATACATCGCGCTGTATCAGGCGACCTTTGATGAAAAATGGCTGATGGAGGCTGACGAATTGATGCAGTATGCCATCACGCATTTCAGCGATGACGCTTCCCCTTTCTTTTTCTTGACTTCCGACACGGATGATCCCCTCATCACGAGGCCGCGCGAAATCCCCGATAATGTGATCCCAAGCTCCAATTCTCTTTTGGCTACCAGCTTATTTGATTTGGGAACCTACCTCGAAAAGGAGGAATATCTGGATCGAGCTGCGCAAATGGCTCAGGCCGTAGCAGCCAGTAGCAGGGAAAATGGGGCATATTATGCACAATGGGCACAACTCATGTTGAAATTGACATATTCCCCCTTTGAGGTTGCGATTCTCGGAGACAATTGGGCTGAGTTTGCTGCGGAATGGGATCAAGCGTTTGCGCCGAATGTATTGCTGATGGGAGGGGCTTCAGAAGGCAAATTGCCGTTGTTGGAGCGGAAGTTGGTGCCCGGTACGACGACCATTTATGTGTGTCAGCAAAAAGTCTGCAAGCTCCCCGTTCAGGATGTTGCTGCTGCCAGAGAACAGATGAAATAA
- a CDS encoding DUF4159 domain-containing protein, giving the protein MTRLSNLFRRLYRPIMLMLCGLLIAYADLSAQSGGTQIKIGKLKYEGGGDWYANPSSVPNLIKFVNEETMANLAETEDLVEPGGSQIFQYPFVYMTGHGNVNFSDAEAKNLRMYLISGGFLHVDDNYGLDKYIRREMKKVFPELEWVELPFNHGIYREHFLFEKGLPKIHEHDGKPPQGLALIWEGRIVCFYTYETDLGDGWEDTTVHNDPVEVREMALQMGANILLWALNH; this is encoded by the coding sequence ATGACGAGACTTTCAAACCTTTTTCGGCGGTTGTATCGACCCATCATGTTGATGCTGTGTGGATTGCTGATCGCCTATGCTGACCTGTCTGCTCAGTCCGGTGGTACCCAAATCAAAATTGGGAAACTGAAATACGAGGGCGGAGGTGATTGGTACGCAAATCCATCCTCAGTCCCCAACTTGATCAAGTTTGTCAATGAAGAGACGATGGCCAATCTGGCCGAAACCGAGGATCTCGTGGAACCCGGTGGCTCGCAAATTTTCCAATATCCATTTGTCTATATGACCGGTCATGGAAATGTGAATTTTTCTGATGCCGAGGCAAAAAATCTGAGAATGTACCTGATATCAGGCGGTTTTCTCCATGTGGATGACAACTATGGCTTGGACAAATACATCCGGAGAGAGATGAAAAAGGTCTTTCCTGAATTGGAATGGGTGGAGCTTCCCTTCAATCATGGGATTTACCGAGAGCATTTTCTCTTTGAAAAGGGACTGCCCAAAATTCACGAACACGATGGGAAGCCGCCTCAAGGGCTGGCGTTGATTTGGGAAGGTAGAATCGTCTGCTTCTACACCTATGAGACGGATCTTGGCGATGGATGGGAGGACACCACTGTCCACAATGATCCGGTGGAAGTCCGTGAAATGGCTTTGCAGATGGGTGCCAATATTTTGCTTTGGGCACTGAACCATTGA
- a CDS encoding transglycosylase domain-containing protein, translated as MEFKPNVPNLEPGRFSELWKKLMTRKNGVRALKVSLWGIALGLFSVILLYASVRWGAFGPIPTEQELANIRNHNASEVYTSTGVLMGKFYRENRNEVPLDEIPEYLQEALVATEDARFYEHKGVDNRSMARVFFKTILLGDESAGGGSTITQQLAKNLYPRERFSVLTMPVAKIKEITVAKRLERVYSKDELLNLYLNTVSFGEKVFGVDVAAERYFSKEVKDLTIDEAAVLVGMLKANTYYSPRLYPERAMGRRNVVLDLMAKNGYLKKEDAEELKSKPLNLVYTAASKYDGRAPYYRKEVADFLKDYFQENPKSDGTTYNIYTDGLKIYTTLDTRMQSYAELSVKTHMKALQKEFDKHWANRELWKTSDNGIVRAMKQSSRYRRMKNAGRSDSEIQEAFSTPVDMKVWTWEGEVDRNMTPFDSLIHYASFLHAGFFAMDPITGYVKAWVGGINHKIFKYDHVNSKRQVGSTFKPFIYASALEYEVLNPCDFIANRKEVYEEYDDWSPGNSGGNYQGYYSMKGGLTNSVNTVSAKVIDTVGVERAVQFAQNFGFEKDLPEEPSIVLGTTELSLREMVQAYTAFPGRGQWAEPILVLRVEDARGNVIVDFSKTTKRHEVMDEMTADMMVHMMQSVVDSGTARRIRAKYHISGQIAGKTGTTQNQSDGWFMGVTPRLVAGAWVGGEERKVRFRSIGLGQGANTALPIFALWIGNLYKNRSYAKYRNSSFHRIGASALNSMDCENYVLDLPRENSFEDWLEELRIQQEERRIQRELDRQRRQEEREQRRKTRKKKKKKKSKWQQIFGG; from the coding sequence ATGGAATTCAAGCCTAATGTTCCCAACCTTGAACCCGGTCGCTTTTCGGAGTTGTGGAAGAAACTCATGACTCGAAAAAATGGAGTGCGCGCCTTAAAGGTCTCCCTTTGGGGAATTGCCTTGGGGTTGTTTTCGGTAATTCTGCTCTATGCCTCCGTTCGTTGGGGAGCCTTTGGACCGATCCCTACTGAGCAGGAGTTGGCCAATATCCGGAATCATAATGCATCAGAGGTTTATACTTCTACCGGTGTCTTGATGGGTAAGTTCTATCGGGAAAACCGAAATGAGGTTCCATTGGATGAGATTCCTGAATATTTGCAGGAAGCGCTGGTTGCAACCGAGGATGCCCGATTTTATGAGCACAAAGGGGTCGATAATCGAAGTATGGCTCGGGTCTTCTTCAAGACGATTTTGTTAGGAGATGAATCCGCTGGTGGCGGGAGTACCATTACCCAGCAATTGGCCAAAAACCTATACCCACGTGAGCGATTTTCTGTTTTAACCATGCCTGTGGCCAAAATCAAGGAAATCACTGTTGCTAAACGATTAGAGCGAGTTTATTCCAAAGATGAGTTGCTGAATTTGTACCTCAATACCGTTTCCTTCGGAGAGAAAGTATTTGGGGTAGATGTCGCCGCTGAGCGCTATTTCAGCAAAGAAGTCAAGGACTTGACCATCGATGAGGCTGCGGTTTTGGTGGGAATGCTCAAAGCGAATACTTACTATTCTCCTCGATTGTATCCGGAACGCGCCATGGGACGCCGGAATGTCGTACTGGATCTGATGGCCAAAAATGGTTATTTGAAGAAGGAGGATGCCGAAGAATTGAAGTCCAAACCGCTGAATTTGGTCTATACGGCTGCCAGTAAATATGATGGACGTGCGCCTTACTACCGAAAGGAAGTGGCGGATTTCCTGAAAGATTATTTTCAAGAAAACCCGAAATCCGACGGTACGACCTACAATATCTACACCGACGGTCTGAAGATTTATACCACGCTCGACACACGTATGCAGTCCTATGCAGAGCTTTCAGTGAAAACGCACATGAAAGCCCTCCAAAAGGAATTTGACAAGCATTGGGCCAATCGTGAACTCTGGAAGACCTCCGATAATGGCATCGTTCGGGCGATGAAGCAATCCAGTCGCTATCGACGCATGAAAAATGCTGGCCGATCCGACAGTGAAATTCAAGAGGCATTCAGTACCCCCGTGGACATGAAAGTCTGGACGTGGGAAGGTGAAGTGGATCGGAACATGACGCCTTTTGATTCTTTGATTCATTATGCATCCTTCCTGCATGCGGGCTTTTTTGCGATGGACCCGATCACTGGCTATGTCAAAGCATGGGTCGGGGGAATCAATCACAAGATTTTCAAATACGACCACGTCAATTCGAAGCGTCAGGTGGGGTCCACTTTCAAGCCCTTCATTTATGCCTCCGCGCTCGAATATGAAGTGCTGAATCCTTGCGACTTTATCGCTAACCGCAAGGAGGTATATGAAGAATACGATGATTGGTCTCCCGGAAATTCTGGGGGAAATTATCAGGGCTATTACTCCATGAAGGGAGGATTGACCAATTCTGTCAATACGGTTTCTGCAAAGGTCATTGATACGGTTGGAGTGGAACGCGCAGTTCAATTTGCCCAGAATTTTGGCTTTGAAAAAGATCTGCCAGAAGAGCCCTCCATTGTCTTGGGGACTACTGAACTTTCCCTGAGAGAAATGGTCCAAGCTTACACGGCTTTTCCGGGTAGAGGGCAATGGGCCGAACCGATCTTGGTCCTTCGCGTGGAGGATGCTCGCGGCAATGTGATCGTGGATTTCAGCAAAACGACCAAGCGGCATGAGGTCATGGATGAGATGACGGCAGATATGATGGTGCATATGATGCAATCCGTCGTGGATAGTGGAACTGCCCGTCGAATTCGGGCCAAATACCATATTTCGGGCCAGATTGCCGGAAAAACGGGGACCACCCAAAATCAATCAGATGGATGGTTTATGGGAGTAACGCCACGATTAGTTGCGGGTGCATGGGTAGGCGGTGAAGAGCGAAAGGTGCGATTCCGGAGCATTGGTCTCGGACAAGGAGCCAATACTGCCTTGCCTATTTTTGCGCTTTGGATTGGAAATCTCTACAAGAATCGTAGCTATGCAAAATATCGTAATTCATCCTTCCATCGGATAGGGGCATCAGCCTTGAATTCCATGGACTGCGAAAATTATGTGCTCGATTTGCCTCGGGAGAATTCATTCGAAGACTGGCTGGAAGAATTGCGTATTCAGCAGGAGGAGCGAAGAATTCAGCGGGAACTGGATCGTCAACGCCGTCAGGAAGAGCGAGAACAGCGCAGAAAAACCCGCAAGAAGAAGAAAAAGAAGAAGTCTAAATGGCAACAGATATTTGGAGGCTAA
- the recO gene encoding DNA repair protein RecO — MIHKTEGIVLKTIKHQDQNLITTLFTREYGLQSFLLSGFRTAKSRKTHSFFQPLSIVQIVYRERPNRGLHKITETQMAEMLFEVQTHPVKMSLGLTLVEIFGDTVQEEGPNLPLYEGFREVILALDRRDQRLIQIFLYYLIQHTRYLGFYPNDRTEGSRKVRFDIQGGTLWQGIEEDSVAALFRRFMYTDLSELPDPNSCQQLTFPGLLKRQLIRLIFDYYQYHLAGFKYPQTMKVFAELFQDG; from the coding sequence GTGATTCACAAGACGGAGGGGATTGTACTCAAGACCATCAAGCATCAGGATCAAAATCTGATTACGACCCTATTCACCCGTGAATATGGGTTGCAGAGTTTTTTGTTGTCCGGATTTCGCACAGCTAAAAGCCGCAAGACCCATAGCTTTTTTCAGCCATTGTCCATTGTGCAGATTGTCTATCGAGAACGTCCCAACCGAGGCTTACATAAAATTACCGAAACCCAAATGGCGGAGATGCTCTTCGAAGTGCAGACGCATCCCGTCAAAATGTCACTTGGATTGACACTGGTGGAAATTTTTGGGGATACCGTGCAGGAAGAGGGACCCAATCTGCCACTCTATGAGGGATTCAGGGAGGTGATTCTGGCACTGGATCGCAGGGACCAGCGGCTTATTCAGATATTTCTGTATTACCTGATCCAGCATACTCGATATTTGGGCTTTTATCCCAATGACCGGACTGAAGGAAGCCGAAAGGTGAGATTTGACATTCAGGGAGGGACCCTTTGGCAAGGAATTGAAGAAGATTCAGTAGCCGCCCTTTTTCGCCGTTTCATGTACACGGACCTCTCGGAGCTTCCTGACCCCAATTCTTGTCAGCAGTTGACTTTTCCGGGATTGCTCAAGCGCCAATTGATCCGGTTAATCTTTGATTATTACCAATATCATCTGGCTGGATTCAAATATCCTCAGACCATGAAGGTATTTGCAGAGCTGTTTCAGGATGGATGA
- a CDS encoding T9SS type A sorting domain-containing protein, giving the protein MRHTIVLLLLLASFSFSIQAQNLVLGEWRSHFSHNRAIESTEKNGWIYTLTTGGLVTYDRINGEQYTYSTVDGLSGVGANTIYHDRITGRIFIGYSDGRIDHFTSLDNIGTYTQIFQNTVYLNKSINAFASSGDTLYVATDFGLVVYDMESGLPITDVIQIGNNPSRLPITDVTTYQNRLWLLVESAGMYSVPLNTPNLKDPSNWSDAIEADSLPAELDVMEIGGNANALYLLTDQGLYKYQGEEWIPEPKIEGDFWTNLSVMPDAVAVSQGINLAILNRQNILYRLSLQANVEHIWVAGDAEFYYSTIFRGIIQFKDWENTSLIPNGPQNNDAIRLAVSDKDIYIAPRGYDQLYAPVPTGGGLYYQNFEKGIWENLNAGNDRMPEDFTTSFVRAIYNPTDGKTYVGSFSEGMGIMSDGALESYYNCSNSGMPVVSVCDPESFGISRVSGIDFDRQGNIWLTVAVSNHSLSAITPDGEWVYVPDAVISPGIRVVDLLVDDFGNKWMIEHENGLMVYTDNGTPDILDDGRLVRLRSGLNNGGLETNDVFCFAKDLDGFIWVGTGQGVGVYYDLGSISQGRIVDAAPPVYEQRELLKNASIFSIAVDGGNRKWLGTDEGAYLVSPTGDDVIKHFTTQNSPLPDETVVDIEINGATGEVFFATSKGVVSYQGDATTGSAVCDEVLVYPNPYFTDSENDVVIQGSAAGSMVRITTASGRLVREIQAEGGTTVWNGRDLDGQKVASGVYLVLMADENGENPCLGKFVVIDR; this is encoded by the coding sequence ATGCGACATACGATCGTCCTCTTGTTGCTGCTGGCAAGCTTTTCCTTTTCCATTCAGGCTCAGAATCTTGTCTTGGGCGAATGGAGGTCCCATTTTTCCCACAACCGCGCTATTGAGTCCACCGAGAAGAACGGTTGGATTTATACCTTGACGACAGGAGGTCTGGTTACCTATGACCGGATCAATGGTGAGCAATACACCTATTCGACTGTCGATGGATTGAGCGGTGTTGGAGCGAATACCATTTATCATGACCGGATCACTGGACGGATATTCATCGGGTATTCAGATGGACGGATCGACCACTTTACCTCGCTGGACAACATTGGCACTTATACCCAGATCTTCCAGAACACTGTCTACCTCAATAAATCCATCAATGCCTTCGCCTCTTCCGGAGACACGCTCTATGTAGCGACTGATTTCGGATTGGTGGTGTATGATATGGAAAGCGGGCTTCCGATTACTGATGTGATCCAGATTGGAAATAACCCGAGCCGTCTGCCGATTACGGATGTAACCACCTATCAGAACCGTCTTTGGCTCTTGGTGGAATCCGCAGGAATGTACAGTGTGCCGCTCAATACGCCCAACCTCAAAGATCCCAGTAATTGGTCCGATGCCATCGAAGCGGATAGCCTCCCTGCGGAACTCGATGTCATGGAAATCGGCGGAAATGCCAATGCGTTGTACCTCTTGACCGATCAGGGACTTTACAAATACCAAGGCGAAGAATGGATTCCAGAACCCAAGATTGAGGGAGACTTTTGGACCAATCTGAGCGTGATGCCAGATGCGGTAGCGGTAAGTCAAGGCATTAATTTGGCGATCCTCAATCGCCAAAACATCCTGTACCGTCTGTCTCTCCAAGCCAATGTCGAACACATCTGGGTAGCAGGAGATGCTGAATTCTACTATTCCACGATCTTCCGAGGGATCATCCAGTTCAAGGATTGGGAGAATACCTCGCTCATACCCAATGGTCCACAAAACAATGACGCTATCCGCCTTGCGGTAAGCGACAAGGATATCTACATCGCTCCGAGAGGATATGATCAATTGTATGCTCCCGTTCCGACAGGAGGGGGATTGTACTACCAGAATTTCGAAAAAGGAATTTGGGAAAACCTGAATGCGGGAAATGATCGAATGCCGGAGGATTTCACCACCTCTTTTGTCCGGGCCATTTACAACCCTACAGATGGCAAAACCTATGTGGGATCTTTCTCTGAAGGAATGGGCATCATGTCCGATGGAGCATTGGAATCCTATTACAACTGTTCCAATTCAGGGATGCCTGTAGTGAGTGTTTGCGATCCAGAATCCTTTGGGATTAGCCGCGTATCGGGGATTGATTTTGACCGTCAAGGAAATATCTGGCTGACTGTAGCTGTGTCCAATCATTCACTTTCGGCCATTACTCCTGATGGAGAATGGGTCTATGTACCAGATGCTGTGATCTCACCGGGTATCCGGGTCGTGGATTTGTTGGTGGACGACTTTGGCAACAAGTGGATGATCGAGCATGAGAATGGATTGATGGTATACACCGACAACGGAACTCCCGATATTTTGGATGATGGCCGTTTGGTGCGATTGCGGAGTGGCTTGAATAATGGCGGGTTGGAGACCAATGATGTATTCTGCTTTGCCAAAGATCTCGATGGATTCATCTGGGTCGGTACGGGCCAAGGAGTAGGCGTCTACTATGATTTGGGCTCAATCTCCCAAGGTCGGATTGTAGATGCAGCACCTCCGGTCTACGAACAAAGAGAACTCCTCAAGAATGCTTCCATTTTCTCGATAGCAGTAGATGGTGGAAACCGCAAATGGCTGGGGACGGATGAAGGCGCGTATTTGGTCTCTCCGACTGGCGACGATGTCATCAAGCATTTCACTACCCAGAACAGCCCCCTGCCAGACGAAACGGTTGTCGATATTGAAATCAACGGTGCGACTGGGGAAGTTTTCTTTGCCACCTCCAAAGGGGTCGTGAGCTATCAAGGAGATGCAACTACTGGCTCGGCTGTGTGCGACGAGGTGCTGGTGTATCCAAATCCGTACTTCACCGATTCCGAAAATGATGTGGTCATCCAAGGTTCGGCTGCGGGTTCAATGGTGCGAATCACTACTGCATCTGGTCGACTCGTGAGGGAAATTCAAGCTGAAGGAGGAACCACCGTGTGGAATGGCCGTGACCTTGATGGGCAAAAAGTGGCATCTGGTGTGTATCTTGTGCTGATGGCGGATGAGAATGGCGAAAACCCCTGTTTGGGAAAATTCGTTGTGATCGATCGTTAA
- a CDS encoding NADP-dependent malic enzyme, translated as MNYNEESLFLHKRLGGKISIMPKLNVQNKDDLSVMYSPGVAEPCKEIAKHPETVWDYTIKRNTVAIVSDGSAVLGLGNLGAHASIPVMEGKALLFKKFADIDAFPICLDTQDTEEIIETVRRIAPVFGGINLEDISAPRSFEIEERLQDLGIPVFHDDQHGTAIVVLAALINACKLTGKRLFDLRVVINGAGAAGIAIARLLRCAGFDASSCISVKEVVICDSKGIIHKDRENLNPAKQEILAYSNPRNIKGSLKDALVDADVFIGVSVGGILNQEDIKTMAPDPIIFPLANPDPEIMPEDAYAGGAAVVGTGRSDLPNQVNNVLGFPGIFRGALDARATKITADMKLAAAHAIAECVSNPTREEIIPSTLNQGVAFAVAQAVKKAAMREKEYAAIK; from the coding sequence ATGAATTACAACGAAGAATCCCTTTTCCTGCACAAACGCCTCGGTGGCAAGATCTCGATCATGCCCAAGCTCAATGTGCAGAACAAAGACGACCTTTCTGTGATGTATTCCCCCGGCGTAGCTGAACCTTGCAAGGAAATCGCCAAACATCCTGAAACCGTCTGGGACTACACCATCAAGCGCAACACGGTCGCCATCGTCTCAGATGGATCTGCAGTCCTTGGACTCGGAAATCTAGGTGCTCATGCATCCATCCCTGTGATGGAAGGAAAGGCACTCCTGTTCAAGAAATTCGCAGATATCGATGCCTTCCCCATCTGTCTCGACACCCAAGACACCGAAGAGATCATCGAAACTGTCCGCAGAATCGCTCCAGTTTTTGGCGGGATCAATCTGGAAGATATCTCGGCACCAAGAAGCTTCGAAATCGAAGAAAGACTTCAAGACCTCGGAATCCCTGTTTTTCACGACGACCAACATGGCACCGCCATCGTAGTGTTGGCAGCCCTGATCAATGCTTGTAAGCTCACTGGCAAGCGATTGTTTGATCTGCGCGTAGTCATCAACGGCGCTGGAGCTGCTGGAATCGCCATCGCTCGTCTCCTTAGATGTGCGGGCTTTGATGCTTCCTCCTGTATCTCCGTCAAGGAAGTCGTCATCTGCGACAGCAAGGGAATCATCCACAAGGACCGGGAAAACCTCAATCCTGCCAAACAGGAAATTCTGGCCTATTCCAATCCCCGCAACATCAAAGGCAGCTTGAAAGATGCCTTGGTAGATGCAGATGTATTCATCGGTGTGAGTGTCGGAGGTATCCTAAATCAGGAAGACATCAAAACTATGGCACCTGATCCGATCATCTTCCCATTGGCCAATCCTGACCCAGAGATCATGCCTGAGGATGCCTACGCAGGGGGAGCCGCTGTCGTAGGAACCGGAAGAAGCGACCTGCCCAACCAAGTCAATAATGTACTCGGATTCCCCGGTATTTTCCGCGGAGCATTGGATGCAAGAGCAACCAAGATCACCGCAGACATGAAATTGGCCGCTGCACACGCCATTGCCGAATGTGTCAGCAATCCTACCCGAGAAGAGATCATTCCTTCTACCCTCAATCAAGGCGTAGCATTTGCCGTTGCTCAGGCTGTCAAGAAAGCTGCCATGAGAGAAAAGGAATATGCTGCCATCAAATAA
- a CDS encoding DUF2461 domain-containing protein, whose product MIHSSTFEFLSNLASNNHKEWFDENRSDYEAAKENMLEVVDQLLDGLSEHHPEMASIRPKDCLFRINRDIRFSKNKAPYKVNMGAYMNPGGKKSPLPGYYLHIQPGDCFVGGGIYKPAAEHLKLIRSHIEQYPDELRAIMKSEDFVSTFGEIRGEELKSAPKGYPKDHPDIDLLRKKGFTGIKSFADTSTQDPQFVQQALNDYQALYRLNDYLAEALQTA is encoded by the coding sequence ATGATTCATTCTTCCACGTTCGAATTCCTGAGCAATCTAGCCTCAAACAACCACAAAGAATGGTTTGACGAGAATCGCAGTGATTATGAAGCGGCCAAGGAAAACATGCTGGAAGTAGTGGATCAATTGCTGGATGGACTCTCAGAGCATCACCCCGAAATGGCCAGCATCCGCCCCAAGGACTGCCTTTTCCGGATTAATCGAGACATTCGGTTCTCCAAAAACAAGGCTCCCTACAAAGTCAACATGGGCGCCTACATGAATCCTGGCGGCAAGAAATCGCCATTGCCTGGCTATTACCTCCATATTCAGCCCGGAGATTGTTTTGTGGGAGGCGGCATTTATAAGCCTGCTGCCGAGCACCTCAAACTGATTCGGAGTCATATCGAGCAATATCCCGACGAGCTTCGAGCAATCATGAAATCAGAAGATTTTGTCTCGACGTTTGGAGAAATTCGGGGTGAGGAGCTCAAATCTGCCCCAAAGGGCTATCCGAAGGATCATCCGGACATTGACCTGCTCCGAAAAAAAGGATTCACTGGGATCAAGTCTTTCGCAGATACCTCCACCCAAGATCCGCAATTCGTCCAACAAGCGCTGAATGACTATCAAGCACTTTACCGACTCAATGATTATTTAGCAGAAGCACTTCAAACCGCTTAA